One window of the Benincasa hispida cultivar B227 chromosome 3, ASM972705v1, whole genome shotgun sequence genome contains the following:
- the LOC120074224 gene encoding WRKY transcription factor 71: MSDEMFKDLFYGGMDEYESLVRAFGVTSDYSNNNHEISGTPMNSSGSLSSSDAGADQEDDSVKEKDKQINKDHMEDGGESSKAAGSGKSSKKKGEKKEREARVAFMTKSEVDHLEDGYRWRKYGQKAVKNSAYPRSYYRCTTQKCGVKKRVERSFEDPSIVITTYEGQHNHPIPATLRGNLSAASGAFQPSMLAPMPVVGGVGFLPAELLSNASSNNNQAVGGSASIYSHSNFDYTYNGRQSEFGLLQDIFPAPSSFFNRQP; this comes from the exons ATGTCAGACGAAATGTTTAAAGATCTATTTTATGGTGGGATGGATGAGTACGAGTCTTTAGTTAGAGCTTTTGGGGTAACATCGGATTATTCGAATAATAATCATGAAATTTCGGGGACTCCCATGAATTCTTCTGGTTCCTTGTCGTCTTCTGATGCTGGAGCTGATCAGGAGGACGATTCTGTGAAAGAGAAGGATAAACAGATCAACAAAGATCATATGGAAGATGGAGGAGAGAGTTCTAAGGCAGctgg ATCAGGTAAATCATCAAAGAAGAaaggagagaagaaagagagagaagcGAGAGTTGCTTTCATGACGAAGAGCGAGGTTGATCATCTTGAAGATGGATACAGATGGAGAAAGTATGGACAAAAGGCTGTCAAGAACAGTGCTTATCCTAG GAGCTATTACAGATGTACGACTCAGAAATGTGGAGTGAAAAAACGAGTAGAGAGATCCTTCGAAGATCCATCTATTGTAATTACGACTTACGAAGGTCAACACAACCACCCAATCCCGGCGACACTAAGGGGAAACCTGTCGGCGGCGAGCGGTGCCTTTCAGCCGTCCATGCTGGCACCAATGCCGGTGGTTGGCGGCGTCGGATTTCTCCCTGCAGAACTATTGAGCAATGCTTCCAGCAACAACAACCAGGCCGTCGGTGGCAGCGCATCCATTTATTCACATAGCAATTTCGACTATACTTATAATGGGCGGCAGTCGGAATTTGGGCTTCTGCAGGATATTTTTCCGGCTCCATCGTCGTTCTTCAACAGACAGCCGTGA